The following DNA comes from Candidatus Methylomirabilota bacterium.
TTCAAGTTCACCCTGCGACATCCGAGTAGCGTCGCAGCAGATCCCTCCTTTTGCGCCTCCATACGGAAGGCCGATCAGTGCACACTTCCAGGTCATCAGCATCGCCAGGGCCGTTACCTCATCGAGGTCCACACCCGGATGATAACGGATCCCGCCCTTTGTCGGACCCAGGGTCAGGTCATGCTGCACTCGGAAGCCGGTAAAGACCTCGAGTCGTCCGTCGTCCATCCTGGTCGGGACCGCCACGATGAGAGACCGCTGGGGCTGCCGGAGCCGCTTGAGAATGCCCGGGTCAAGTGCAAGTCGCCCTGCCACCGCGTCCAATTGTGCCAGCGCCACCTCCAGCATACTATATTGATTTTCTTGTAACTTTGCCGTCATCCTGATGTCCTCTCGTGCTGAGTCCTTCGACATCCCGGCCGTTCGTCCTGAGCGTGTCGAAGGATACGGCTGGGATGCTCAGGGCAAGCCTGTCGAAGCATGAACGGAACTTTAAAGCCATCTCTGAAAAACTAACCAACAACAGCGCATCGAAACCGCTCGCATGTTATCACGCTCAAGGCTCTATGACCAGATGAAACACATGCGGTCACTACCTGAAGCTCCACTTTCTACTTGACACCAAAAGGCATCAGATCATCATATAGTTTCGTGAAAGGGGGAAAGGTTCGCCTTGTCACATGTTGCGGTACTTCATGGCGACCCAACGCACGTCCTGAATCGGGTAGGCCGTTGGCCTGTATCGGTCTCTAAAGCGGCTCCACACAGTTCGATTACAGGGCGCCTGGGTCGATTCGGAGGATGCACTGATGACTTTGCAAGATATTAAGAGGGTTGCAGTGCCGACTTGCAGAGAATTCAAAGTAAAGAGGCTGGACCTTTTCGGATCGCTCACGCGCGGCGAGGTAACTGCTGGAAGCGATGTCGATCTCCTCGTTGAGTTCGAGGAGCCCTATCTGCCCCCATCCAAGAGATTCTTCGGACTGCTCCATTATCTCGAAGATACCTTGGGGCGCAAGATTGACCTGCTCACGGTCAGCGGTCTCAGGAATCCCTATTTCTGCCGCAGGGTTCTCAAAGAGAGGGTGAACGTATATGGAGGATAAGCGGATGTAGAAAGATTGATCGAAGAAGAGGGTCGAACCAATAACGCACCCGACCGGTGATCCGCTAGCGCTCCCCACAAGCATATGACTCACCCTGTAGAAGGCTTAGACAAAATAAGGAGAAGATATGCAACTCACGGACAGACAGCGCGACCTTCTGGCTCGCGTCACCGATACCTTGGAACAGAATTCGCGCGCTACCGAATTAGATACGACTAAAGTCCCGCCGGAACTCTTGGCTCAGTTGATTGG
Coding sequences within:
- a CDS encoding nucleotidyltransferase family protein yields the protein MTLQDIKRVAVPTCREFKVKRLDLFGSLTRGEVTAGSDVDLLVEFEEPYLPPSKRFFGLLHYLEDTLGRKIDLLTVSGLRNPYFCRRVLKERVNVYGG